Genomic segment of Microbacterium sp. M28:
TCGACCTGGAAGGCGACGATCGGCCCGCCGTGCACGGCCTGCAGCGGAACCAGCCGCGGAATCAGCTGGTCGTACCACCGGTCGACCGCGGCGAGATAGGCCGCGTCGCTGCTGCGCAGCGCGCTGGTCCGACCCGACAGCCAGAACGGGATGCCGCCGTTGGACCACTCCGCGCAGATGTAGGGGCTCGGACGCATGTAGACGTCCAGACCACTTCGCCGGCGATCCGCACGAACCGCTCGATGTCACGCCAGCCGTCGAAGCGCACATCACCCTCCGCCCGCTCGTGGAAGTTCCACGCGGCATAAGCGTCGACGGTGTTCGCTCCCATCGCGGCCAGGCGGCGCAACCGGTCTTCCCACTGGTCGGGATGCACGCGGAAGTAGTGCACGGCTCCGGCCAGGACCCGGTGCGGGCGTCCGCGGCGCATGATCGAACCGTCGTGGATGGCCAGCGCAGGGTCTGGAGAATGGGCCATGGCGCTCCTCGTCGAGTGCCTGCTCAGCGTACTCGGCACGAAGCCCCGAATCATGCGGGCGGGCGGATCACCCCGTCACCGCGGCGCGGTCGACCGTGAACTGCTGGGCACGGCCGTCCGGCGCCGTGACGGTGACTTCGGCGACGCCGCTCCCCCCGGGGAACACCCGGAGGACGAGCCCGTCGAGATAGTCGTAGTCCGGCCGGTCGGCGCGCGCGCCCCAGGGCAGAACGGCACCGGGGCGGGCGTAGAGCGGCAACGTGGTGAAGCCGTGCGTCTCACGCACCCAGCGGCCGCCCTCCACGCTCTCGCCCGTGAACAGACTGGTCCACGTCCCGGCCGGAAGGTAGAACTCGACCTCTCCGGAAGCCGTGAACACCGGCGCGACGAGGAGGTCGCCGCCGAGCATGTACTGGCGGTCGAGATAGGCGACGGCCGGATCGTCCGGGAACTCGAGCGCCATCGGCCGCATGAGGGGAACGCCGGTGCGGGTTGCGTCCAGGCCCGCCTGGAACAGGTAGGGCATCAGGCGCATCTTCAGCTGCGTGAAGATGCGGGTGACCTCGACCGCCTCCTCGTCGAACGCCCACGGCACACGGTACGACTTCGAACCGTGGAAGCGGGAATGGCTGCCGAGCAGCCCGAACGCGGTCCAGCGCTTGAAAACGCCGGGGTCGGGTGTGCCTTCGAACCCGCCGATGTCGTGACTCCAGAATGCGAAGCCGCTCATCGCCAGCGACAGCCCGCCTCGGAGCGTCTCCGCCATGGAGGGGAACGTCGAGGTCGAGTCGCCGCCCCAGTGCACGGGCATCGTCTGTCCGCCCGCGGTTCCCGAGCGCGCGAACAGCACGGCCTCGCCTTCGCCGCGCTCCTCGACGAGCACCTCATGCACGGCCTTGTTGTAGAGGTGCGCGTAGAGGTTGTGCATGCGAGAGGGGTCGGACCCGTCGAAGTAGTCCACCTCGAGCGGGATGCGCTCACCGAAGTCGGTCTTGAAGCAGTCGACCCCCTGTCGCATGAGCCGCCGCAGATGCTCCTGATACCAGGCCGTCGCGTCCGGATTGGTGAAGTCGACCAGGCCCATGCCGGCCTGCCACAGATCCCACTGCCACACCGATCCGTCCGGCCGGGTGACGAGGTATCCCTGTGCGGCGGCCTCCGCGAACAGCGGCGAGCGCTGACCGATGTAGGGATTGATCCAGACGCACACCCGGAGGTCCCGCTCATGCAGTCGGGACAGCATCCCCTCCGGGTCGGGGAAAGTGCGCGGATCCCACTCGAAATCGCACCAGTTGAACTCGCGCATCCAGAAGCAGTCGAAGTGGAACACCGAGACCGGCAGTTCGCGCGTCGCCATCTCATCGATGAACGAGGTCACGGTCGCCTCGTCGTAGTCGGTGGTGAAACTCGTGGAGAGCCACAGGCCGTACGACCAGGCCGGCACGACGGGCGGGCGACCGGTGAGCGCGGTGTACCGGGTGAGCACGTCCTTCGGGTTCGGACCAGCGATCACGAAGTACTCCAGCACCTCGCCGGGCACCGAGAACTGCACCCGCTCCACCGTTTCGGAGCCGATCTCGTAGGAGACATGGCCGGCGTCGTTGACGAGGACGCCGTACCCGCGGTCGGAGAGATAGAAGGGGACGTTCTTGTACGCCTGCTCGCTCGAGGTGCCGCCGTCGGCGTTCCAGACGTCGACGGACTGCCCGTTCTTCACCAGCGGACCGAAGCGCTCGCCGAGACCGTAGATGAGCTCGCCGACTCCGAGGTCCAGCTGCTCATGGACGAAGGTGTGCGGCCGCGCGATCGTGCCGTCGGCCCGAGGCACGCTCACGATCCCGGGGTCGACCTGCGCGTCAGGAGCGAGGCGCACATAACCCTGCGCCTTGTGCCCGCTGCCGGTCACCCGGCGACCGTCGACCTCGAACGCCAGATTCCACGGTGCGCCCGGCGTGATGCGAGCGGTGAGCGCACCGCTGGTGAGTGTGCCGCCGTCGCCCGTGACGGATACCTCGGCCTCGGCGCCCGGTTCGATCTCGGCGAGCGGGAACCCTCCGTGCCACCGGCCGCCTTCGTGGTGCGCGATGCGGACCCGGATGACGCCGTCCATCGGCGAGGAGAGCGTCACCGTCAGCACCGGACGGTTGAGCGTGTCACCACGGCGACCGATGACGGCGGTCGGGGCGGTGACGACCAACCCCTCGCCGTCCGCCGCGGCATCCGTCTGCCAGATGTCGTACGCCTCCTGCGCGTACAACGCCGTGACTCCAGGCCGAAGCTGCCAGAAACCATCGGTGAACTTCATCGCTTCTCCCGTTCGGCGGGCCGGAATCCACCTCGCGGATCGATCACAGAACCCATTTTGTCATGTCACGAAACATAATACCGATGGCGAACGGAAGACGCGAACCGACGCGGCACCGAGTGACGCCGCGGTCGCGTCAGACGAGCAGTCGGCGCATCGCAGCGACGGCGGCACCGCGCGCGTACAGCCCGAACTCGAAAGCGGGGCGCTCCACGAGCACCTCGTCCGGGTAGCCCTCCTCGAGGAACTCAGCGAGGGCCGA
This window contains:
- the yicI gene encoding alpha-xylosidase, which translates into the protein MKFTDGFWQLRPGVTALYAQEAYDIWQTDAAADGEGLVVTAPTAVIGRRGDTLNRPVLTVTLSSPMDGVIRVRIAHHEGGRWHGGFPLAEIEPGAEAEVSVTGDGGTLTSGALTARITPGAPWNLAFEVDGRRVTGSGHKAQGYVRLAPDAQVDPGIVSVPRADGTIARPHTFVHEQLDLGVGELIYGLGERFGPLVKNGQSVDVWNADGGTSSEQAYKNVPFYLSDRGYGVLVNDAGHVSYEIGSETVERVQFSVPGEVLEYFVIAGPNPKDVLTRYTALTGRPPVVPAWSYGLWLSTSFTTDYDEATVTSFIDEMATRELPVSVFHFDCFWMREFNWCDFEWDPRTFPDPEGMLSRLHERDLRVCVWINPYIGQRSPLFAEAAAQGYLVTRPDGSVWQWDLWQAGMGLVDFTNPDATAWYQEHLRRLMRQGVDCFKTDFGERIPLEVDYFDGSDPSRMHNLYAHLYNKAVHEVLVEERGEGEAVLFARSGTAGGQTMPVHWGGDSTSTFPSMAETLRGGLSLAMSGFAFWSHDIGGFEGTPDPGVFKRWTAFGLLGSHSRFHGSKSYRVPWAFDEEAVEVTRIFTQLKMRLMPYLFQAGLDATRTGVPLMRPMALEFPDDPAVAYLDRQYMLGGDLLVAPVFTASGEVEFYLPAGTWTSLFTGESVEGGRWVRETHGFTTLPLYARPGAVLPWGARADRPDYDYLDGLVLRVFPGGSGVAEVTVTAPDGRAQQFTVDRAAVTG